A genomic stretch from Thermomonospora umbrina includes:
- a CDS encoding formylglycine-generating enzyme family protein, translating into MFGTPPREDPNRPYRYDTKPMVSVSWQDAEALCARLSTDRVRCRLPTEAEWERAARGGLAGRRPLGVTRRRPPTAATSAASTSAPSCRCGPCRPTPTACTR; encoded by the coding sequence CTGTTCGGCACCCCGCCGCGAGAGGACCCGAACCGCCCCTACCGCTACGACACCAAGCCCATGGTCTCGGTCTCCTGGCAGGACGCCGAGGCCCTGTGCGCCCGGCTGAGCACCGACCGCGTCCGCTGCCGGCTGCCCACCGAGGCCGAGTGGGAACGTGCCGCGCGCGGCGGGCTCGCCGGCCGCCGCCCCCTTGGGGTGACGCGCCGCCGACCGCCGACCGCTGCGACTTCGGCCGCTTCGACGAGTGCTCCATCCTGCCGATGCGGTCCCTGCCGCCCAACGCCTACGGCCTGTACGCGATGA